CAGTTGAAAGGGACTAACATCTTTTTTAGGCTCCTATAACAAATAGTAGACTCGTAGTAAATAAGCAGTGACTCATGCTCAAATGTTGTATAAAGACACTCCCTTTGGTGGGAGTAGGAAGTTACTAGGAACAAAATGTCCAACAACGATCATAAATTCAAGAACTATTCGGGAGAAATTCTGCTTTTCATTAAACTCGATAAAGGACAATCCCTGACACAGTGCCACCTCTCCCTCTATGTTTCGGCTAGCTGTTAACTTTGTTAGCAGGATTTGAATTCACAACCATGGTTGACAGTTGACACCTCAGCACTTTAACAAAGTCTTATTCCCTTCTTATACTGTAAAGTTTTTGCGAGTTTCTTTTCATCCTTTAACAACTATTAATGATGGTCAACAACTttcacattgacaaacatgcttgagatagcaacgcatgcgagttcgaccgagcaatgcagTCTGATACTGAAATTAATCAGCATTGAACACATAATGTCAAAATTGTTCAAGAACTTCTAATTTAATTGGTAAGGAGAGGATTCTGCATGACTTGTCTAGAACTCCGCATTATGACAGTATAATATATTCTCTACTAGAATTTAAGGGAAAAAGAAAACCTATTCTAAAGATATGAGATTTACCTTCAAACTGCTCTGAGACGCAGCTGATACTGGAGAAGTTATGCCACGAAAAATAGAGGTAACCAAGCTTAGTTTCTCATTCCATCCTAGTGAATTCCAAGCCCTTTCCAGCTTCAAACAACAAGTAGCTAAACTTAGTAAAAAGACGTCAAGAAGGAAAGAAAGGGGGAAAATAGATCCTTCAAAAAACAACAGATATAGTAACGAAATTTTGAATGGCAATACCGTTATTTCAATTGGCCGATCACCCAAAACTAGTTGAGCTCCTATCTCCTCAGAAGCTTTTCGAGCAGCACGAAACTAGCATAAAGAGCAGAAGAATTCAATTGGTAAGAACAAGGAATACCAATGTACCCCATTGAAATTATTTGTCTCTAGTTCTTTGACAGCGATTAGGATCCATCAGGCTCGCTACACCTTGGAGCCTAAGGAAAACTGGTTCTAAAAAGGACTCTTCTCACTCCATTTAAGAACAGTCCCTAAGTGGGATTTGAAACCATAACTGCCATAGTGGAGGCGAAGTCTTTATCCACTAAATGTAGTTGTTTTTGCAGCATTAGGGAGTTTCATACCTCGTTTCCGAATGCCTGATTGCCATCTGAAGATAGCTTTGAAGAAAAAACTGCCAGAAGCAATCGTAATGCAAGAGCAGTTTGACCCCCTGTATAGGAATTTCCACATAATCAACCATTTTCATATGTTAGCGAGTTATGGTTCCCCATTAAACATATAAAAACTACAAATTTAGTGAACTCGAACAGTTGGTATGATCATAGTCTTGACTCACAATTCGACTAATATAGGACTTACCCAAGTTTATGCTGCGATTGACAGCCCCAAAAAAACCATTTCCACTCAATGAAAACATATTGGACTTCATATTTGTAACAGACTTCCCCTCATCCGAAATGTACATAATCCCAGCTCTGAAAGTGAACTCTGTAAGAGTTGAAGTTAGTTCTATATCTTTAGGCTGTTGAAAGTACAATATGAAATTAGCGACTAAATGTTTTTAGTAGTTCATATTATAGCTTTTTAACACTTCCCAAACTTTTAACTACACCATCACAGCGCAAATTTTAATGTAACAATAATTGAGTTGTGAAGTCCCTCCAAAACAAGAAGTGAGTCTATTAGCAACTAATCCACAGACCACAAAATGTCATGGTGAACCCTATGTAAATGACAAAGTAACGAAAAAACTTAGCCTCTTTTTATCAAATGACCACTAAAGAGCCATAGCTTACGCAATCACGTTTCTAATAGCAATTGTTCAGTGTTATGGCCAATGTTTATACTAGTTTTCGTTCGCAAATCAAAGTGAAACACCAAATATGTTGTGAATTACTAGGAACTTCAACCAATGCAGGTGAGGGTAATTAACCTATTTGATGAAATCATAAAATGCACCgagaaatgaaattgaaactaACCAGATAATGGGATAAGAACTACACTTGCCTGCTTCGACAAAGCTCCACCACGACATTATCCGGCTTAACAGCTCTTACAACACGCTCAACATCCATTGCTGATTGTTTAGAGATATGATTAGTTCCAATCAACCAAATCTCTTCTGGTTCCATAAATTCAGTTCTCCATAAAGGAACAGGACCAAACAGGTTCTTCTGAATAACTACCAAATTCCCACTTTCAACTAAATCAAGTAATTCTGGATGTAATTTAGTGATATTTTCCAATGAAATGTCGGAAATTTCAGACCTGAAATCAAATTCTGGGGGAGGTGGTTTGATTGTAACTTGATTATTAGGGGTTTTTGTAGCTAAAGCTTTGGAGAAATTAGAGAGATTGGATTTGTAGGAAATGGAGCTGTGATTATGGTAAATTTTGTTGTTTGGACTGAAAAGAGGGAAAGGAAAAGTTAAGGTTTCCATTTCTCTCTGATTCAGGTGGAGGTTTTGTGTGTGGCATTGAATCTGTTTGTATAGATAACCATAACTCACTGAGTCCAAGGCTGTGGTAGGctgagattgagtctgattttcaCTTTAGCTAATATGGGCAAGGACATGGATCATCCACGGAGTAAAAGGTTCAGTTGGATACGGGGTAACCTTTTCCTTTTTTTAATTGAAATTTGAAGTCAGATTTTAATTGAAATTTGAAGTcagataagttttttttttttttttttgaagcatgaagttaagaaaaaacaattacaCTGTTATTACACGTGGGAATGTGATTCCCATAGAGTTGCTCAAAAGAATTTGATTAAGAAAAGCCGGATTCATCCGTTCCCAAATTGATGTTGATAGATCTCCGGCCTGGCTACCATCGGCTGCAAAGTTTGCCAGTCCATCCGCGGCTTGGTTTAAGTCAGATAAGTTGAAAACCTTACTTAGGGTGTTAGAAGCATTTCTTATAAAAGAACGCCTAATTTAGGGATACTTTTTCTAATTGGGTATAGGAAAAAGACATTTAAATAATACTGCCTCTGttcaaaaagaccgtcctctattccattttagtatgtttcaaaattatatctagcttctatttatagttatatttttcgaatgaactctctaatatactcttaggtttttatatttataaaatcTTTTTTAATGGGATCCAATCTATGAAAtttgtataattaaggaaacaaatatatccttcattcatttttgtatttcctatttacaatctcataacaatttttagtagtttttattactaacattttTATTGCAATAAATTAGGCAAGTAATTAAGGGTAGGCATGTAAACtactatggtctccttaatatcttaaCAAAGTCAAAGCAGACTATCTTTTTGaactacccctcactaatcatgtttagtgaTTAATTATAATTAGCTAAGTTAATAGATAAGTTTGATTATGATTAGTATAAATCACAGTCACTTCACTCGGGTGAGAGTATAAGGAAAATTCTTGAGGAAATAGGAATTTGGTTAAAAAATGAGTACTCCCAGCTTACAAAATGCCGACAAAATCAATGCCAAAAAATGGGTACTCCCAACTTACAATGTCAGCATTGTAAGTTATTTATCGAGCACGCgggcaccattttccggcatgattttcatcacttccagcatggtcttcatcactaataCAATGCCggcaatgtaaaaaaaaaaatcatttccggaatggtcttcatcactttcggcatggtcttcatcacttttggcatggtcttcatcactttcgGCATGATTTTCATCATTTCcgtcatggtcttcatcaattctggcatgatcttcatcattccccgcatggtcttcatcatttccggcatggtcttcatcacttccgaatgtaaaaataaaaaattgttttcaaagtgaggaCCCCACAGAGAAGgaaaagagaatttgaaagggagtaggGAATATTTAGAATGTGAAAGGGAGTGGGAATATTTAGGTataatttagttttttttaaaAGGGTAGTTTCGTATTTCCGCCCCCAAAAAataccccttagcagacactattggATGGGgatagtaattcatatcccctaaTTGCGCGTTCTTATAAAAGTAGTGCAGTCATCTGATACAGTGGATAGAAATCGATGCAGAACGGAAGCGTTAAAGAGATATTAATGCAGCGGATATTatagaaaataaacaaaagagATAGTTTGTTCAGACCTCAAATTATTactaggaataacgactatgaatgAATGATCCATACCTCAAAACTCCGATGAAACACAACTATGGATATGATAATTATTTGGAACTCAAGAATAATCTGATtattgtagttacctaaaataggTGAGAGGATAAAAGTGGGATTCTGGGATTTCTGAAAAGTGAgatacgggaggttgagcacgaattgTCTTGtcctaaaccacgcacaatggTCGTTCAAAGGATTCTTTAGTTACAGGGAATGGGGCTAAAAGTCGTCCATATggaggaagcagatgaagagagagattgGAGAAGTTGTAACTGTTCAGAGAGTTTATGAGAGAGTTGTGCGTTATCATGGAGAAATAGATACCTATTTATAGATGAATTATCTACTCTAAGGTCGGTGAAGATAGAGATTACTCATCGTATGGAGCACTTTTCCTGTCTCTTCGAGAATAAAATAGTGATAAGCTTGGCTGAGTTTATCTCTTTATTCCACAGCCTATACTCTCTCTACGGTGAGAAATAGGTcgagtatttctcacacgtgtcgtagaccgcaagaccaaaaccctaattgatacccCCGTCCCCCATTTGTGTCGCTGAGTCAAATTTTGTGATGATGtatgagagagaaatattctctataGCCGGCGTTGGCTAGGATATATAGATATTCTCTAATTGCGAGAGTGACTAGGACAAGCCAtgtgaaaatgcatggaatgCCTCAGAAATCGTGTGTAGAGTGTGATATCGGAGCTAATATTGAGCTCCACTCTATATTTGGACGGACACATATGCCGTTGGAGACCGTATTATTGATCGTGGGTCCCCTTGTTGAGAATGATCAGGGGagattatccacgtttttggatagacgTCTACAATTCTGACTCAATTTACCAgtcgtgagtgtgtttgagacgcTGAGAAAGAGGCTTGACCCTAAGTGAGGCTTGTGCTGAGTCTTATGCTTGTTTAAGACTCACCAGACGAGTTGGTTCAACACGAATTAGCATGAGGCCGGCAGAGGTTTGCATCACGCGATTGAAACAGTCTGATATTTGACTCACGCGATTGAGGCCTTCTGAGGTTTGGCTCGTGCGGTTGGGGGTATATGAAGTTTGGATCTCGCGGTTAAGCCTCTCTGAAGTCGGTTGGGATATTTTTGAGAGAATGGGAAGCTTGCAAGGCTAATAACGTCTCTGCGAGACCTTGGTTCACCTGTCTTTGACTAGTGTATCTTGTGGAGATGTTCTGCGAATTAAATGTAGCTGTATAGTGGGGATGACATGACCAACGTATCTCGTAAGGATGTTCTAGGAATCTGTCGAAAGGGCCTTAAGGCTGAATAACCAGTGTATCTTGCGGGGATGTCCTAAGAATTACCCGCaagcctcagtaagtcgagtcatgACCTAGAGTAGAGGTGTCAGTATATCTCgcaatgatgtactaggaatcagtcattGATGTTAAATAGGACGAGTCTTGTTTATAGGAGGCATGTGTGTCTCCACTTTGGGTCATACATCCGTCGgagacgtttttacgcatctacagagcccaCATAACCAGTAATATATCGTCGAttatgtatactagaaatcacgGCATCACAACCAGttgcgtctcgcgaagacatgctgaaaTCATGGTTGTTCCGGTTCATAAGCCCGTCGGAGATGTTTTACGCCCTACGCTAACCtatgtgaccagcagtatctcgtcaaGGATATGCGCTAGGAGTCATGGCATCACGACTAgttgtgcctcaagatgatgtatactagaaatcgtggttgTGTATGCCTTGAAGACCAAGGGTTTAGTCTCTCtcgtgagagttgagttttgtctTATGGGATTAAGCTCTATCTTTTGGCGATGAGGATTGAACTTGCCTTCAGAGCTCTCTTTTATGTCCAATTCCCATTTTAACTTTGTTGAACCTTGAAAACAACTATTGGCTCAGAATGACGTATCACCCACCCCTAGTTGCGGAATTACCATTTTGCCTCTGGTCTTGAAATGAtacttttgccccttatccaaatttcaccatctacaattataaatcaaaatcaaaatcaataaacTCAAGAAgattaatgaaaataaaataattttaattaatcAATATAGTCCCCCTAATTTTTCATTTTTGGAGTTATTCATATACATATAACATCTGCTAAACAAACTCTAAATttaacaaaaatattttattcaAATAATTTTATACGCTTCCAGAATGTCCTTCTTTAATTTGATCAGATATTCAAATCATACCAAATCTCTTCTTGGTGATAACTTATTAACCCTGAATACCCGTCTTAGTAACATCTTATTAATCCTAGAATCGACATGTCGCTGGTAACCAATTGATGCAGAACGAAGGCATTAAAGAGATATTTATTCAACTGATATtatgaaaaacaaagaaaaaaatagttTGTTCATAGGAATAATGACGAATGATCTTGACCTCGCAACTACGGAAAATCCCAACTATAGATAAGATAATTATTTGTATCTTAGGAATAACCTGACTATAAatataaatcaaaataaataaactcaacaagtttaatgaaaataaaataattttagttAATCAAAATAGTCCCCTAATTTTTGTTTTTGgagctccttatatagataaTTCCTCCTAAACAAATCctaaaacttaataaaaacaTTAAAAACTTATTTCCCAAGGGAACTCTTGAAATAAACTTCTACAGTTAtcctaattctgaaaattatttatttttctaataaaaatatcATTAACAAAATAGAAACAACAATACTAAAACACTAAATTTAGTTTTCATAAATCTCCCGTCATCAGAAATTTACTCATGATATTAGATTTATATCTACTAAGAGACTTCGCCTAATGTAAAGTGGATGATCTGACCTTAATTAAAATTACTTAGATAATTTTTACCTTGTTTAACTAAGATATCAGCTGCACCATTATCGGTTTTAGAAATAAAACGACAACTTCGTAAATTTAGACAagaatttgttgttcttttagatGCCTCCAAAATAGTTTTACTTTGCCAATACAAAAAAGAGGTATTTCCATTTAAATACTATGTAAAGCCTCTGCAGTCCACTTCAATGCTGAAATTACTCAAAAAAAATTCATTGGTCTATGTAGTTGCAAGTCGAGATGCTAGTGCTTTTGCTTCTTCTTGTGTTGTCGAAGTTGTTGGTCCTACTCTTGTAttttcaaaaatacctacaattcTCAgaattagagcataactagttgGAGTATCCTTGGATATCTAAGCAACATCcatattaattttgatttctCGGTGTTCTGGTTGTTTGCATTCATGTTCCAATAATTGATGTGGCGTTGTATTGCTAATTCTGCCCGCAGAGAGGAATTATGTTTTTCTTAGAAAATCCTAATACGTATCTCTTTACAAATAAATCACATCTTAGTGAGAATAGTTTATACACTTACAAAGATATtaaaattttgtaatcctaatcTGCAGATGTCCACAAGACTCATAGTAGGGCTAAATAATTGAGCAAGGGTGGGAGAATTAACCAAACTATTTTAGCAAAATGACAATAACGAAAAAGATATTTGTTATATTTTCCTTTCAACTAATTATATGTGCAAGTATGAGATATGTATTGCACGGTGCCAAAAAGCTATAATTCGTGCTAAAGCATTATGTGTATATATTTCCAAGGAAATGTAttttagagcattggtcggtcgaactcataagtgtttctatctcaaacttgttgtcgaatttagttgatcaaaactatatcttgatttctagtctacatttagtcaagtctcagattaagattgaagtgtgtagttgagtatcagacatcactgcgttttaccatttgaaggtgaagatcaacaaaatctttttgagaacttcatcaaaaaaaaaaaggtaagtgaatactgaaccacctattaattactcaagttttcacctttctatgtaTGAGAAAATGTTGCATGACTAAAGTGGACTTTACATTCACAACAGAAATtacgagtcaagtttatcttgttaattattctcgaaatatgttgactaagcttaagaacatttgttcaaaacttgatgaatttggttaagaacaatttattgtttatgatgacctaaatcgtgattcaagttaatcatttgaaaatagcctggaaccgtgatatgtatcattgataTAATTagggaatgttttgaattgattattagagagatatagaactactgtaaatctgtaTACAGGACAGTACACGTACCAGCTTACATACTTATGCAACTATTATAAGTCTAGAGTTGCAATACATGTACCCAGTTGTAGAtggtggtggattttcaacaaaggccaaaatcgtaaaaccataattatacatactattgatccagcaatcagatgagtattgagtctcatgtctctcgtcgaatGCATGAAAGCTCGAgccacaagaacctctgactgagaatattgtctctaaGAACATatgtagatgtgcagtctctcagctgaggcaacggcatatctcataaatattgagcaatttcagtaattacttctatatagaatcgaaagagtggacggctcctagacagcttgcctgctagtatagagcaataacgtcttcagggtgcaacaaggttttccctgactatataaaggaaatatgacttTCAACAAGCttatgtttctcaattctcagataattaatgctcctagacagcatgcctgctagtatagagccaccaattaattatctctaattgttaactgaatattcatcaATATTCTACggttcttcgtaatatttcgtcacttcaattcgtggttcttcccagcagaattccatgggttagtgataaatgttcaacgaacgggcatctgagcatctctcgagtaagccccgaccaaaatggtgcaagtgtactcagcaataatgcacaaacgagcattccaaaacacgaaggaatgatgaacctatgcaaaataggaagaaaataataaataataaaataataatcgaggcgctgggggactggacCCACCAGCCgcccggtcgtgccgtggccagtcccaggcccaattttatattttatcatatttttattattttccctgatatcatgaaaatcccttcatttgagcaaatcttcTTCGTCTCAAGAAAACTCCcaagtctcatggtgtttcctcgtatcaaagaaataataataaattaggaaagatatcgtgggaccgggctcactagccggctggccatgccctagccatggccggtcccacacctcatgactccttattaatttattattatttccctaatcccatgaaaattccttgaattcatgaaatttccctcaagtcatgaaaatcatgtaaaattagggaaactcgtgggaccgggccctagccggctggtcatgccctagccggtcccacacgccccttattttattattattattttttatgtttcccccaTATcgtggaaactccctgatttcaacaaattccttggtttcaacaaacctcttgattttatgatatttccctaaaatcatgaaaaatattataaaattgcgAAATAtgccttgggacgggctctttggcaggccggtcccacacttcatgactccatattttattattattattatttccttaacttcatgaaattcctcagtttcatgatatttccctcacatcagggaaaatacataaaattgggaaaggtgttgcgggaccgatcttgctagctggccggtcataccctagacgtggccggtcgcacaccttgcaattccctattttattaattagtttttcatcatctcatgaagattccccagtttcagcaaaaccctgaatccttcatattttctcaaaatgttgctcaaacgcgcatcagaaaatatcgaaactcttaggactgaggcacgaacattatggtgacacaggcatgtctccttgaccgaccaaggctgtccCTGATGCTTGCAAagatccggtcccacgtgttttaacgattctgacctaatttactcaattgctcatattgggtccaaactcttcccaaacaacttggagtttgctcaaacgaccatcagctggtcccatgatcaccaagggccggtcgcatgcccccttggtcggtccctcgtcTCTCCATAATAAAGttttactacctgacgctcacacgaacactattttaataaatgattaaaccagcatttaatcatctttttaccaactggtcttcaggagactttggtattttgctcacttaagcatctgggagctacacggtcgattcatcatcccatgtatccggtccctctttCATATAATGaacggttttcaataaatcatcaattcagcaattgatcaaaattagggtttcaaatccatAGCTATGCAAAAACagaattctgagcagattcaaacattaacaattttacgttgatcctgtggtcaacattttaataattatgctcggctcaacatcttaaatcaacattttctcagacgagcaacatttgttcaaatgagcaacacctgctcacaccaaagaatattggttcaattattaatattgaacaattcatcaaatgagaaacattctctcaaatggacaatatttgttcacgctgaagaatgttggttcaactatcaatattcaataattcatcagatgagcaatattttctcagactagcaatattttctcagactaaggaatattggttcaactatcaatattcaacgattcagcagcacagtttgctcaggttatcaacaattattcgacaatgatattttctgtctcagcagacatgttcgatccatgagtctcagaacatttgtaaattatgttcaactcgGGAATACAAGGACTCATAGTCCCATAAAGTTAGCAACTAACTAACTAAATACACttctgtcttgcagactccacattcatgagatatcaatcgtgtcacatggggggatattaactagggtttggtctggcggtctacgacacctGTGTTCATACAcaagatgagaatgtgagcaagtcgtgcaatcagttggaggatttagcaaagtagtgggtgaaaagttaaccaagtatccgcacgatgagcaactggtttcaacacgattttccacttccacactctttgactccagcaattgatagggtgtagaatacaccttatttactatctattggttatgctttctttgttacttttcgtgtgaattataTCCGCTCCCGGGTTATCGCTATGTTGTGTCTGGCCCGCCCTCTAGGCACCTTATTACGTGtgttttttgagttattaggtactctggagtcacatggaagaaaagaagaagaaatcatacaaaattgaaaaataaaggacaaaaagGTCATTTCACTGCGAGCAATATTGGCAGCCCATCTAAGGATAAGGGGAAACCGACAGAAGTGATAAAATCACCCAGCAAAAGACTATGAGACACCCAGTCTGGAGGTGGATCTTATCCCTAGGGTGTACCAAATCCAACCCACGTCATAACCCTACATGAGAGACGACTTTCCTCTCATTCATCACATTTCAGTTTCTCTGAAATTGAGAAAGAACAGTCCAGCGGCTGCTATTGTCGTGAGATTGAGATCCAGAGAAGAGCCAGATCGAGAATTAAAGTGGGTTTTGGTCAAGTTTTAAGCAGAAAAGAAGATGGTGGAATTTCGTTGCTACAATTGTACGAGAGAGTTAATGGGTATGAGGTTGTGCTGGAAGATTGAGATCGAGAAGTGGAAGATTTGTAAGAAGACATTGATGGTGTTTCTGCCAAgattcagagaagaagaaattagagATTGAAATGGGTTTGATTGAATTAGGAGATGGATATGGGTACAGTTCTCGATtgagagatggagaagaagaggTGGTCTGTTGTAGGATGAAATTGATGATACTTCAGATTTAAGAGCTTGGGTTGTTGTTAATTtgagaaaaacagtgaagaaatGTTGTTTCTGATGCCGAATCGTATTGAACacagagaggatgaaattgagaTGACGAAAGTGAGGTGTGCACTTCTATGGGTCTGTGGTTTAAGAACCAGTTTGTTGATGGAAGCATTGTGGGATTCTGGGATGGAGACAAGAGAAGAGAGTGGTATGTGTTGCCATGAAGCTGGTCTGAGATTCAGATGCAGGCTATGATTATGCCGTTGTGGGGATGTTAAGGGAAGAGATGGTGATGATTTGAAGCCTTGCAATTGAATGACAAGAAAGTGTTGATGCTAACACTAGCAAAAGAATGAATGCTTGAatgaatagatgaatgttaggctctttaaagagaaagaagaatggCCTGAACTCGGCCTGGAAATGccataaaacaaacaaaactcgTCTGGGGTTTTATTCAGATGAGTCAACCCAGTTACTCGGTTCAGCAGCTCATTGATCCGGACCCAGTAAGACCACTTAGACGATTAAGACTCCGCTGACTCCCTTCTAACTTGACTTTCCTGACTAACAGAGACCGTTAGTTTGACGGTTAGCTTTAACGGCACATGAAGGAATATTCCATCGATGGAGAATATACCAGTGAACGGCAGGCAGAATCCAAGTGGCTTTCTGGCCGGATTCCGGTGGAACCAAGGGATTTCTCCGGTAACCCAATATGGCAGAATGTTGTGAAGAgtattctagactcatgggtgtgaagacttGGAATTGGATGAATAATTtggcttgaatttggaaagaggAGATGgatgatttgagaaagacttggacttggaagttgagctataaacggaaagggattctattccttggaagatttggagagaattgaagcctataaatagagaagttctctacttttctctatACACTTTTTGACACAtgcaacacttctcttttctttattctttgtgtgaactccttagcatgagtagctaattttcttttgattgaggatgaattcctagttcttaacatgattCGAGTTTTTGTTTTAGAATCTACCTTgatgtttttcacatgattatcgtttgtttttactaataggaatgtttatacattcatggttgattgatagattgtttagagtgcacgctaaattgatttgttaattttatctaaatctagtgaaagttaggggataagtaatcgtttcttgactctttacacaagcagcaaacacgagaccttaaggagggattccgtggagcaattgtgtgtgaaaacaatgctagaaagtggaccaagcgaaccgagtttaactactagtactaaacctaaattcataaatcttaatgcgttcaaggatttacatcttgtaagcgaacctcaaggtggttcttttgaatagaatccgataactaagcggacctgttactcag
The nucleotide sequence above comes from Papaver somniferum cultivar HN1 chromosome 8, ASM357369v1, whole genome shotgun sequence. Encoded proteins:
- the LOC113302197 gene encoding traB domain-containing protein-like isoform X1, producing METLTFPFPLFSPNNKIYHNHSSISYKSNLSNFSKALATKTPNNQVTIKPPPPEFDFRSEISDISLENITKLHPELLDLVESGNLVVIQKNLFGPVPLWRTEFMEPEEIWLIGTNHISKQSAMDVERVVRAVKPDNVVVELCRSRAGIMYISDEGKSVTNMKSNMFSLSGNGFFGAVNRSINLGGQTALALRLLLAVFSSKLSSDGNQAFGNEFRAARKASEEIGAQLVLGDRPIEITLERAWNSLGWNEKLSLVTSIFRGITSPVSAASQSSLKEPKKDVSPFQLYEKLSFSYPSLLQPLIHERDTYLAWSLKRSKAVNNCKRVVGVIGKGHMNGVVYALVSDLGDLRFRDLCGKGPFGGNPNGWIQTVVQNLVRDTVIGVVLWFLYEQLKSNGLVNF
- the LOC113302197 gene encoding traB domain-containing protein-like isoform X3; translated protein: MYISDEGKSVTNMKSNMFSLSGNGFFGAVNRSINLGGQTALALRLLLAVFSSKLSSDGNQAFGNEFRAARKASEEIGAQLVLGDRPIEITLERAWNSLGWNEKLSLVTSIFRGITSPVSAASQSSLKEPKKDVSPFQLYEKLSFSYPSLLQPLIHERDTYLAWSLKRSKAVNNCKRVVGVIGKGHMNGVVYALVSDLGDLRFRDLCGKGPFGGNPNGWIQTVVQNLVRDTVIGVVLWFLYEQLKSNGLVNF
- the LOC113302197 gene encoding traB domain-containing protein-like isoform X2 is translated as MSWWSFVEAEFTFRAGIMYISDEGKSVTNMKSNMFSLSGNGFFGAVNRSINLGGQTALALRLLLAVFSSKLSSDGNQAFGNEFRAARKASEEIGAQLVLGDRPIEITLERAWNSLGWNEKLSLVTSIFRGITSPVSAASQSSLKEPKKDVSPFQLYEKLSFSYPSLLQPLIHERDTYLAWSLKRSKAVNNCKRVVGVIGKGHMNGVVYALVSDLGDLRFRDLCGKGPFGGNPNGWIQTVVQNLVRDTVIGVVLWFLYEQLKSNGLVNF